A single genomic interval of Flavihumibacter rivuli harbors:
- the ftsY gene encoding signal recognition particle-docking protein FtsY — protein sequence MGFFDKLFGKKEKESLDQGLQKTKESFLTKITKAVAGKSTVDDELLDDLEEALVSADVGIETTVQIIERIEKRVARDKYLSSGELNRLLQEEIEGVLVDAPESNTYAFTSELPAKPYVILVVGVNGVGKTTTIGKLAYNFKKAGKDVLLGAADTFRAAAVDQLTIWSERVGVPIVKQDMGSDPAAVAFDTVQSGVARGADVIIIDTAGRLHNKAHLMDELSKIRRVVQKVIPNAPHEVLLVLDGSTGQNALEQAKHFTAATEVSALAITKLDGTAKGGVVLAIANQFKIPVKFIGVGEKMEDLLVFDKHEFVDSLFSLESK from the coding sequence ATGGGTTTTTTCGACAAACTTTTTGGAAAGAAAGAAAAGGAATCACTTGACCAGGGTCTGCAAAAGACCAAGGAAAGTTTCCTGACCAAGATCACCAAGGCAGTTGCAGGAAAGAGCACTGTGGACGATGAATTATTGGATGACCTGGAAGAAGCTTTGGTCAGTGCGGATGTGGGTATTGAAACCACCGTACAGATCATTGAACGCATTGAAAAGCGGGTAGCCCGCGATAAATACCTTAGCTCAGGTGAACTGAACCGCCTGTTGCAGGAGGAGATCGAAGGGGTATTGGTGGATGCCCCTGAATCCAATACTTATGCCTTTACCAGCGAATTACCGGCCAAACCCTATGTGATCCTGGTAGTAGGCGTGAATGGTGTGGGTAAGACCACCACCATTGGCAAGCTGGCCTATAATTTCAAGAAGGCTGGTAAGGATGTTTTACTGGGTGCTGCCGATACCTTCAGGGCAGCGGCTGTTGACCAGCTGACCATCTGGAGCGAAAGGGTGGGCGTTCCCATTGTCAAGCAGGATATGGGATCAGACCCTGCAGCTGTTGCTTTTGATACCGTTCAAAGTGGTGTGGCAAGGGGCGCAGATGTGATCATCATCGATACTGCAGGTCGTTTGCACAACAAGGCGCACCTGATGGATGAACTCAGCAAGATCAGGAGGGTGGTTCAGAAGGTTATTCCCAATGCCCCCCATGAAGTGTTATTGGTGTTGGATGGCTCTACCGGCCAGAACGCATTGGAACAAGCGAAACACTTTACAGCGGCAACTGAGGTAAGTGCGCTGGCCATCACCAAGCTTGATGGTACGGCAAAGGGTGGCGTGGTATTGGCCATAGCCAACCAATTCAAGATCCCTGTGAAGTTCATTGGGGTAGGTGAGAAGATGGAAGACCTTTTGGTGTTCGATAAGCACGAATTTGTGGATAGTTTGTTCAGCCTCGAGAGCAAGTGA
- a CDS encoding DUF4295 family protein: MAKAAKTAIKTKDQKAAAEAKNWTKVIKAVRSPKTGAYTFKEAIVHKDKIKDYLSEK, translated from the coding sequence ATGGCAAAAGCAGCAAAAACGGCGATCAAGACCAAGGACCAGAAGGCAGCCGCAGAAGCTAAGAACTGGACCAAAGTGATCAAGGCTGTACGCAGCCCCAAGACAGGTGCTTACACCTTCAAGGAAGCTATCGTGCACAAAGACAAGATCAAGGATTATTTGTCCGAAAAATAA
- the rpmG gene encoding 50S ribosomal protein L33 has protein sequence MAKKGNRVQVILECTEHKTSGQPGTSRYITTKNKKNTPERLELKKFNPILKKVTVHKEIK, from the coding sequence ATGGCAAAGAAAGGTAACAGAGTTCAGGTGATTCTGGAATGTACTGAGCACAAGACCAGCGGTCAGCCAGGTACAAGCCGTTACATTACCACCAAGAACAAGAAGAACACTCCGGAGCGCCTGGAGTTGAAGAAGTTCAATCCCATCCTGAAGAAGGTAACTGTTCACAAGGAGATCAAGTAA
- the rpmB gene encoding 50S ribosomal protein L28, with amino-acid sequence MARVCQVTGKTPITGHHVSHSNIKTKRRFLPNLLTKKFYLAEEDKWITLKISAEGLRTINKRGLYAVVKELRAKGDKI; translated from the coding sequence ATGGCAAGAGTATGTCAGGTTACGGGTAAAACGCCGATCACTGGTCACCACGTATCACACTCCAATATTAAGACCAAGCGCAGGTTCCTTCCGAACTTGCTTACAAAGAAATTCTACCTGGCCGAAGAGGACAAGTGGATTACTTTGAAGATTTCTGCTGAAGGTCTGAGGACCATCAACAAGAGAGGTCTGTATGCTGTAGTGAAAGAGCTGCGTGCTAAAGGAGACAAAATCTAA
- the ppk1 gene encoding polyphosphate kinase 1: MDGKRKTIARDISWLSFNARVLQEAADPTVPLRERIKFLGIFSNNTDEFFRVRVATLKRMIELVGKKAKLNMHLEQSPEKILDQIQMTVLRQQNEFNRIWEQIRKEMEKEKIFLINEKQLSKEQKNFVKQYFEEEVRVNTIPLMIEQIPQFPYLRDKSIYLAVLMTRKNTAYEQKYALIEVPSKALGRFVQLPSPHGERHIILLEDIIRFNLPSIFSFFGYEKFESWVFKVTKDAEIDIDNDVSTTIIQKIEKGVKNRRKGKPVRFVYDKEMDPSLLEYLMRRLNLTRKDNLIPGGRIHNFRHFMDFPDCFPRKSQRKKPFMHPLLVNVNRVTDVVLQQDVMLNFPYHSFNPVIDLLREAAIDPDVVSIKVTAYRLASNSKVVNALINAVRNGKQVTVMMELRARFEEEANMEWKEKLEEEGVKVLIGIPNMKVHAKLCIIRKRVNNRTIQYGFVSTGNLNESTAKLYGDHCLLTANRMIMADINRVFLYVEKYKTNPDILKGCKTLLPCPGILRRELLRMINTEIRAARKNKPAAILVKVNSLSDEQLVEKLYDAAKAGVKVELIVRGIFCMLSESKKFKVPVKAISIVDEYLEHARVFIFHNGGKEKVYISSADWMVRNLDHRVEITCPILDEDLQKVLKNILAIQLNDNVKARRLDNELSNAYIRTGSKKVRSQVDIYNYLQSKKGNQPREVAITETHLSENINTAAS, encoded by the coding sequence ATGGACGGAAAACGCAAGACCATTGCAAGGGATATCAGTTGGTTATCTTTCAATGCCAGGGTGCTGCAGGAGGCTGCTGACCCTACGGTACCACTCCGGGAACGCATCAAATTCCTCGGCATTTTCTCCAATAACACAGATGAGTTCTTCCGGGTCAGGGTAGCCACCCTGAAAAGGATGATCGAACTGGTGGGCAAGAAGGCCAAACTCAATATGCACCTGGAACAATCACCGGAAAAAATCCTGGACCAGATCCAGATGACGGTCCTGCGCCAGCAAAATGAATTCAACCGCATCTGGGAGCAGATCAGGAAGGAAATGGAAAAGGAAAAGATCTTCCTGATCAATGAAAAGCAATTGTCAAAAGAGCAGAAAAACTTTGTCAAGCAATATTTCGAGGAAGAGGTCAGGGTCAACACCATCCCCCTGATGATCGAGCAGATCCCCCAGTTTCCTTACCTGAGGGACAAATCCATTTACCTGGCCGTACTCATGACCCGGAAGAATACCGCCTACGAACAGAAGTATGCCCTGATTGAAGTACCCAGTAAGGCATTGGGGAGGTTTGTGCAATTGCCATCCCCCCATGGTGAACGGCACATCATTTTACTGGAAGATATCATCCGCTTCAACCTGCCTTCCATTTTTTCCTTCTTTGGCTACGAGAAATTCGAATCATGGGTCTTCAAAGTAACCAAGGATGCCGAGATCGATATTGACAATGACGTTTCCACCACTATTATCCAAAAGATCGAAAAAGGGGTAAAGAACCGAAGGAAAGGAAAACCCGTCCGCTTTGTTTACGATAAGGAAATGGACCCAAGCCTGCTGGAATACCTGATGCGGAGGTTGAACCTCACCCGGAAGGATAACCTTATACCTGGTGGCCGCATCCACAACTTCAGGCATTTTATGGACTTTCCCGATTGCTTCCCCAGGAAATCACAAAGGAAAAAGCCCTTCATGCATCCCCTCCTGGTGAATGTAAACCGGGTAACCGATGTAGTGTTGCAACAGGATGTGATGCTGAATTTTCCCTACCATTCCTTTAACCCGGTGATCGACCTGCTGAGGGAAGCGGCGATAGACCCCGATGTAGTGTCTATCAAGGTAACTGCCTACCGGCTTGCTTCCAATTCAAAGGTGGTCAACGCCCTGATCAACGCCGTGCGCAATGGAAAACAGGTGACCGTTATGATGGAACTGAGGGCAAGGTTTGAGGAAGAAGCCAATATGGAATGGAAAGAAAAGCTGGAAGAAGAAGGTGTTAAGGTGCTGATCGGCATTCCTAACATGAAGGTACATGCGAAATTATGCATCATCCGCAAACGCGTAAACAACCGGACCATTCAATATGGGTTTGTCAGTACCGGCAACCTGAATGAGAGTACCGCAAAACTCTACGGTGACCATTGCCTGCTCACGGCCAACAGGATGATCATGGCCGATATCAACAGGGTATTTCTTTATGTAGAAAAATACAAGACCAATCCGGACATCCTGAAAGGATGCAAGACCCTTCTCCCCTGCCCGGGCATACTCCGGAGGGAATTGCTCAGGATGATCAATACCGAAATAAGGGCCGCCAGGAAAAATAAGCCGGCAGCCATTCTGGTGAAGGTCAATTCCCTATCGGATGAACAACTGGTAGAGAAACTCTATGATGCAGCGAAAGCAGGTGTAAAGGTTGAATTGATCGTCAGGGGTATCTTCTGCATGCTTTCGGAAAGCAAGAAATTCAAGGTTCCCGTAAAGGCCATCAGCATCGTGGATGAATACCTGGAGCATGCAAGGGTATTCATTTTCCACAATGGAGGCAAAGAGAAAGTTTATATATCTTCGGCCGACTGGATGGTCCGCAACCTTGATCACCGGGTGGAGATCACCTGCCCGATCCTGGATGAAGACCTCCAGAAAGTTTTAAAGAATATCCTGGCCATCCAGTTGAATGATAATGTGAAAGCAAGGAGACTGGACAATGAACTGAGCAATGCTTATATCCGCACCGGTTCAAAGAAAGTAAGGTCGCAGGTGGATATCTACAACTACCTGCAATCGAAGAAGGGCAATCAACCCAGGGAAGTAGCCATTACAGAAACCCATCTGTCAGAAAACATTAATACCGCAGCGAGTTGA
- a CDS encoding Ppx/GppA phosphatase family protein translates to MAAIDIGSNAARLLITEVVQEPNGSTRFNKLNLVRVPLRLGFDVFETLTISEKKVDHIVSTLKAYRLLMDVYGVEHFMACATSAMRDASNSNAIIEKVKAETGITISVISGDQEASFIYENHIAENLDKDHSYLYIDVGGGSTELTFFNDNQLIFKESFNIGTIRLLKKQVPDTRWDEMKEFVKNKTKGFKEITCIGSGGNINKVFSLSKKKDGKPLPFELLKDYHKELSSFSVEERMKLYNLREDRADVIVPALSIYVSVMRWSDSKEIYVPKIGLADGLIHILHEKVKGRRAKQ, encoded by the coding sequence TTGGCAGCTATCGATATCGGAAGTAACGCAGCAAGACTGCTGATCACTGAAGTGGTGCAGGAACCTAATGGCAGCACCCGGTTCAATAAACTCAATCTGGTCAGGGTTCCGCTCAGGCTGGGCTTCGATGTTTTTGAGACCCTCACCATCTCTGAGAAAAAGGTCGACCATATTGTCAGTACCCTGAAAGCCTACCGCTTACTGATGGATGTGTATGGGGTGGAACATTTCATGGCATGTGCTACTTCGGCCATGCGCGATGCATCCAATTCCAACGCCATTATTGAAAAGGTAAAGGCAGAAACCGGGATCACCATTTCGGTGATCAGTGGCGACCAGGAAGCTTCTTTCATTTATGAGAACCATATAGCAGAGAACCTGGATAAGGACCACTCCTACCTGTATATTGATGTGGGTGGCGGCAGTACGGAGCTGACCTTCTTCAATGACAACCAATTGATCTTTAAAGAATCCTTTAATATCGGCACTATCCGCCTCCTCAAAAAACAAGTGCCTGATACCAGGTGGGATGAAATGAAGGAATTTGTGAAGAACAAGACCAAAGGGTTTAAGGAGATCACCTGCATTGGTTCCGGTGGTAATATCAACAAAGTCTTCTCCCTGTCCAAGAAAAAGGATGGGAAACCCCTGCCCTTCGAACTACTGAAGGATTACCACAAGGAACTCAGCAGTTTCAGTGTTGAGGAAAGAATGAAGCTTTATAACCTTCGTGAAGACCGGGCTGATGTTATTGTACCGGCGCTTAGTATATACGTTTCCGTTATGCGTTGGTCTGACTCAAAGGAGATCTATGTGCCCAAGATAGGTCTTGCGGACGGCCTGATCCATATCCTTCATGAAAAGGTGAAGGGTCGTCGGGCAAAACAATGA
- the panB gene encoding 3-methyl-2-oxobutanoate hydroxymethyltransferase, giving the protein MSIHKEVKKVTTNTLQKMKLAGEKISMLTAYDYSFARLFDEAGIDVILVGDSASNVMAGHDTTVPITLDHMIYHAQCVVRGIDRCLVVVDLPFGSYQSNSDIALASAIRIMKETGGHSIKLEGGEEVVESIRRIVSAGIPVMGHLGLTPQSIYKFGTYTVRAKEEAEAEKLKKDALMLQEAGCFAIVLEKIPAQLAKEVSESLHIPTIGIGAGKYCDGQVLVMHDMLGINNDFNPRFLRKYLNLHEQITSAVRHYIDDVRTQDFPNEQEQY; this is encoded by the coding sequence ATGTCTATCCATAAGGAAGTAAAAAAGGTGACGACCAATACCCTGCAGAAAATGAAGCTGGCAGGAGAAAAGATATCGATGCTCACCGCTTACGACTATTCCTTCGCCAGGCTCTTTGATGAAGCAGGGATCGATGTGATATTGGTGGGGGATTCGGCCAGTAATGTAATGGCAGGTCATGATACCACTGTCCCCATTACCCTTGACCACATGATCTACCATGCCCAATGCGTAGTGCGGGGAATCGACCGTTGCCTGGTGGTGGTGGACCTCCCCTTCGGTTCCTACCAATCCAACTCCGATATAGCCCTGGCATCTGCCATCCGCATCATGAAGGAAACCGGTGGCCACAGTATCAAACTGGAAGGTGGCGAGGAAGTGGTGGAAAGTATCCGCAGGATCGTTTCTGCAGGGATACCGGTGATGGGTCACCTGGGACTCACCCCTCAATCCATATACAAGTTCGGCACCTATACAGTAAGGGCAAAGGAAGAGGCCGAGGCTGAAAAACTGAAAAAGGATGCCCTTATGTTACAGGAGGCAGGCTGCTTTGCCATTGTCCTGGAAAAAATACCGGCCCAACTGGCAAAGGAGGTATCAGAAAGTCTCCATATCCCAACCATCGGCATTGGTGCCGGGAAATACTGCGACGGACAAGTATTGGTAATGCATGATATGTTAGGCATTAATAATGACTTCAATCCCCGTTTCCTTCGCAAATACCTGAACCTGCACGAACAGATCACTTCGGCGGTACGCCATTACATTGACGATGTAAGGACCCAGGACTTCCCCAATGAACAGGAACAGTATTGA
- the amaB gene encoding L-piperidine-6-carboxylate dehydrogenase produces MEFLKALGIQQHNSGTSTGSQWYETKGETIASYSPVDGQLIGTIQSTDKAHYEKVVETAAKAFAEWRLWPAPRRGEIVRQIGEALRAKKQELGQLVSYEMGKSLQEGLGEVQEMIDICDFAVGLSRQLHGLTMHSERPGHRMYEQWHPLGIVGIISAFNFPVAVWSWNTMLAWVCGDVCIWKPSEKTPLCSVACQNIINEVFASNNVPEGVSCVINGGRETGEWLSTDTRVPLISATGSTRMGKAVGAAVGARLGRTILELGGNNAIIISKDADLDMSLIGCVFGAVGTAGQRCTTTRRLIIHESVYEAFTTKLVNAYKQLRIGNPLDQNNHVGPLIDKDAVRMYLESIEKCKAEGGRFLVEGGVLEGPGYESGCYVKPCIAEAQNHYSIVQHETFAPILYVMKYSTIEEAIALQNGVPQGLSSAIMTLNLREAEAFLSHAGSDCGIANVNIGTSGAEIGGAFGGEKETGGGRESGSDAWKAYMRRQTNTINYTTKLPLAQGIKFDL; encoded by the coding sequence ATGGAATTTCTGAAAGCCCTGGGCATCCAACAGCACAATTCCGGAACTTCAACCGGTTCCCAATGGTATGAAACGAAAGGAGAAACGATTGCTTCTTATTCTCCGGTAGACGGACAACTGATCGGCACCATCCAATCGACCGATAAAGCACATTATGAGAAAGTAGTGGAAACAGCTGCAAAGGCCTTTGCAGAATGGCGTCTCTGGCCCGCTCCCAGGAGGGGTGAGATCGTTCGCCAGATCGGCGAAGCATTGAGGGCCAAAAAGCAGGAGCTCGGCCAATTGGTTTCCTATGAAATGGGTAAGAGCCTTCAGGAAGGCCTGGGTGAGGTTCAGGAAATGATCGATATCTGTGATTTTGCAGTAGGCCTGTCGCGCCAGCTCCATGGCCTGACCATGCATAGTGAGCGCCCCGGGCACCGCATGTATGAACAGTGGCATCCCCTTGGTATTGTGGGCATCATTTCCGCTTTTAATTTCCCGGTTGCGGTATGGAGCTGGAACACCATGCTGGCATGGGTTTGCGGTGACGTTTGCATCTGGAAGCCATCTGAAAAGACACCTCTTTGCTCTGTGGCCTGCCAGAATATCATCAATGAAGTATTTGCCAGCAACAATGTACCGGAAGGCGTAAGCTGTGTGATCAATGGCGGTCGCGAAACCGGCGAATGGCTTTCAACAGATACCCGTGTTCCATTGATATCCGCGACCGGTTCCACCCGCATGGGTAAGGCCGTTGGTGCAGCTGTAGGTGCGCGCCTTGGCAGGACCATCCTGGAACTGGGCGGTAACAATGCCATCATCATTTCGAAGGATGCAGACCTGGATATGTCCCTTATCGGTTGTGTATTTGGTGCAGTTGGTACTGCAGGACAGCGTTGTACCACCACCAGGAGGCTTATCATCCATGAATCAGTATATGAGGCCTTTACCACCAAACTGGTGAATGCATATAAGCAATTGAGGATTGGTAACCCGCTCGACCAGAACAACCACGTTGGACCCCTGATCGATAAGGATGCCGTTAGGATGTACCTGGAATCCATCGAAAAATGCAAGGCAGAGGGCGGCCGCTTCCTGGTGGAAGGCGGCGTACTGGAAGGCCCCGGTTATGAAAGCGGTTGCTATGTAAAGCCCTGCATTGCAGAAGCCCAGAACCATTATTCCATTGTACAGCATGAAACATTTGCTCCCATCCTTTATGTGATGAAATATTCAACCATTGAAGAGGCAATTGCGTTACAGAATGGTGTACCCCAGGGCCTCTCCTCTGCCATCATGACCCTCAACCTCAGGGAAGCCGAAGCCTTCCTGTCGCATGCAGGTAGTGATTGCGGTATTGCCAATGTGAACATAGGAACCAGCGGGGCAGAGATTGGCGGTGCCTTTGGCGGTGAAAAAGAGACCGGTGGCGGAAGGGAAAGTGGCAGTGATGCTTGGAAGGCCTATATGCGCAGGCAAACCAATACCATCAATTATACCACCAAATTGCCTTTGGCCCAGGGAATTAAATTTGATCTCTAA
- a CDS encoding S8 family peptidase: MKHSMILPGSLLLAILSVGTTFGQGTAVSNKELAKGWHLGDREKDGVYGISLDKAYEFVKGKKSKTIVVAVIDSGIDTLHEDLKNILWRNPKEIPGNGIDDDKNGYVDDINGWNFLGGKDGKNVKQDSYEAARVYHRLKAKFAAPGFDPSILTGEEADQYAMWAKAKDKVEGDAGGGGADLVFMKKALENTIKNDSILRQAMGKEVFTGKDLEAYAPTTSEAQKAKAGLLYLFKANNMLDMSNKEFVDGFSEYVGGEERKQEAAQKAPKDYRGEIVGDNYYDFNDRYYGNNDVMANTPFHGTHVAGIIAAERSNGKGMDGVADNVRIMAIRAVPDGDEHDKDIALAIRYAVDNGAKVVNMSFGKGFSPEKKWVDEAVKYAESKGVLLVHAAGNDAQNVDSVDNFPNASLTTLKARASNWITVGASSDPKAEPGFKSLTASFSNYGRKEVDVFAPGTKIYSTIPGGNTYGNAQGTSMASPVVAGIAAFLLSYYPNLTPQEVKMAIEKSAVAPSEKVKKPGSDDELVDLTELCQSGGFVNAYEAAKVADILSKKKVPVKQQPKSTLQKGKKG; this comes from the coding sequence ATGAAGCATTCAATGATCCTGCCCGGTAGTCTGTTGCTGGCCATATTAAGCGTAGGGACCACCTTTGGTCAAGGTACTGCAGTTAGCAATAAAGAGCTGGCAAAAGGCTGGCACCTGGGCGACAGGGAGAAGGATGGCGTTTACGGCATCAGTCTCGACAAAGCCTATGAATTCGTAAAAGGCAAGAAAAGCAAGACCATAGTAGTTGCCGTGATCGACTCAGGCATCGACACCTTGCACGAAGACCTCAAGAACATCCTTTGGAGGAACCCCAAGGAAATACCCGGCAATGGCATTGATGATGACAAGAATGGCTATGTTGATGACATCAACGGCTGGAACTTTCTTGGCGGCAAGGATGGCAAGAATGTGAAGCAGGACAGCTATGAAGCGGCCAGGGTCTACCATCGGCTGAAGGCCAAATTTGCAGCCCCGGGATTCGACCCCTCCATACTGACCGGTGAGGAAGCTGACCAGTATGCCATGTGGGCCAAGGCCAAGGATAAGGTGGAAGGAGATGCCGGTGGTGGCGGTGCTGACCTGGTCTTTATGAAGAAGGCGCTGGAAAACACCATCAAGAACGACAGCATCCTTCGCCAGGCCATGGGTAAGGAAGTTTTTACAGGCAAGGACCTGGAGGCCTACGCCCCTACTACCTCAGAAGCCCAGAAAGCGAAAGCGGGTCTCCTCTACCTGTTCAAAGCCAATAATATGCTCGATATGAGCAACAAGGAATTCGTTGATGGATTCTCAGAATATGTTGGCGGCGAAGAAAGGAAACAGGAAGCAGCCCAAAAAGCCCCGAAAGATTATCGCGGTGAGATCGTAGGCGACAACTATTACGATTTCAACGACCGCTATTATGGTAACAATGATGTAATGGCCAATACCCCCTTCCACGGAACCCATGTGGCGGGTATCATTGCCGCTGAGCGCAGCAATGGAAAGGGAATGGACGGCGTGGCCGATAATGTGAGGATCATGGCCATCCGTGCGGTACCCGATGGCGATGAGCACGACAAGGATATTGCCCTCGCCATCCGTTATGCGGTAGACAATGGCGCCAAAGTGGTGAACATGAGCTTCGGTAAAGGTTTCTCCCCCGAAAAGAAATGGGTGGATGAGGCCGTTAAGTATGCAGAATCCAAGGGTGTATTACTGGTGCATGCAGCAGGCAACGATGCCCAGAATGTGGATTCTGTTGATAATTTCCCCAATGCATCCCTAACTACCCTGAAAGCCAGGGCAAGCAACTGGATCACCGTTGGGGCCAGCAGTGATCCCAAGGCAGAGCCGGGCTTCAAGAGCCTGACCGCTTCCTTCTCCAACTATGGCAGGAAAGAAGTGGATGTATTTGCACCAGGCACGAAGATCTACTCTACCATTCCCGGTGGTAATACCTATGGCAATGCGCAGGGCACCAGTATGGCATCTCCTGTGGTGGCCGGTATCGCAGCTTTCCTGTTGAGCTACTACCCCAACCTCACTCCCCAGGAAGTGAAAATGGCTATTGAAAAATCAGCTGTTGCACCCAGCGAAAAGGTGAAAAAGCCCGGCTCGGATGATGAGCTGGTAGACCTGACCGAACTTTGCCAGTCTGGTGGTTTCGTGAACGCTTATGAAGCAGCCAAGGTTGCTGATATCCTGAGCAAGAAAAAAGTTCCGGTAAAGCAACAACCAAAATCAACCTTGCAAAAAGGAAAGAAAGGATGA
- a CDS encoding DinB family protein, translating into MEHEYNLVYADYYKNYIQLALDGDLKKALKKNSKSFLEFLESIPAQKIDYAYAEGKWTIKQLLQHIIDAERVFAYRALRIARFDETALPGFDENTWAEKADVSARGWQDMVKEFKALRKSNRAMINDFTKEQLSATGTASGNPISCAAICFILVGHVEHHMNIIRERYLS; encoded by the coding sequence ATGGAACATGAATACAACCTCGTTTACGCGGATTATTATAAAAATTATATCCAGCTGGCTCTTGATGGCGACCTGAAAAAGGCGCTGAAGAAGAATTCCAAATCATTCCTGGAGTTCCTGGAGTCTATTCCTGCCCAAAAGATCGACTATGCCTATGCAGAAGGCAAATGGACGATCAAGCAACTTTTACAGCACATCATTGATGCAGAGCGGGTATTTGCTTACAGGGCATTGAGGATAGCCCGCTTCGACGAAACCGCACTGCCTGGCTTCGATGAGAATACCTGGGCGGAAAAGGCAGATGTATCAGCAAGGGGCTGGCAGGATATGGTGAAAGAGTTCAAGGCCCTTCGCAAGAGCAATCGCGCCATGATCAATGATTTTACGAAAGAACAGCTAAGTGCAACCGGAACAGCCAGTGGCAACCCCATCAGTTGTGCTGCCATCTGCTTTATCCTGGTAGGGCATGTGGAACACCATATGAACATCATCAGGGAAAGGTACCTGTCCTGA